The Desulfovibrio psychrotolerans genome includes the window CAGACGCAGAGCGTCGAGTCATGCGCCTGACGCAGAGCGTCGAGTCATACGCCCAGACGCGGAGCGTCGAGTCGTATGCCAAGCGCAGAGCGTCCGGTCAGACATGCAGAAGCCCGCAAACAATAATCATATGCCGACTGCGCCATTTCCGCAACGCCCGTCCTGCCCCCAATCCGGCTGGACAGAAACACAGCACCGTGGAAGAGTGCCGCCCATAATCCGGTCCGGTTGCTTATCCGGACACCGGATGCACCCCGGAACCATTGCGCGAACCCCACGCCATGCGCAGACACGGCACGCGCTGTCATGTAAAGGGCGGAACGATTTCCGGGTATACCACCAAACAGGAACAGACGCATGCGCGATATACTCAGCCGTTTCGACCTTACCCTGCACCGCGTGCGGGACGACATTTTCATTCCCGGCAGCCCGGAGCGGTGTATCGCCCGCTGTGTGGCGGAAGACACGCGCCAACGCCTGTGGCTCGTGGAGCGGCTTCCCCTTTCGCGCAGGCAGCGGCGTGAAACCGTGGGCTGGCTGGTCAGCACCCTTGCGGCAGCGGGGGCGCAGGGCGTGCACGGATTCCGCCGCGCGGGCCCCTCTGCGGTGAGTGCTGCCTATGAAACACCGGACAGGACGCCGGGGCGCATATCGGAGCTCACATCGGAAACAGGCGCATACACCGTGCTGCAAGACGGCTGCGCGTGGCAGTGCTCGCCCTTCATCCCCGGCGTTGAACTGCCAAGGCCGGAATATCTGGGCCATGCGTGGCGGGGCACCCATATTGCCGACTGCATTGCGGGCATCGGGCAGGCGTGGAAAAGGATGGCGGATGGCGGTGCCCGCTGCCCGGAAAATGCGGAAGTGCCTCCCCTGCCAGCATATATTGATCATATGCAGGACACACTGCGGCTTCGTGAACCCGGTGTGCACGCCCGCACGGAACCTGTAGTCCGGTCGCTTGCTCCGCTGTTTGAAGCATGGAGCACCCTGCCCCGCACCCTTGCCCACGGCGACTGCCACCCGCTTAACATCATATGGGGGGCAGACAGCA containing:
- a CDS encoding phosphotransferase enzyme family protein; its protein translation is MRDILSRFDLTLHRVRDDIFIPGSPERCIARCVAEDTRQRLWLVERLPLSRRQRRETVGWLVSTLAAAGAQGVHGFRRAGPSAVSAAYETPDRTPGRISELTSETGAYTVLQDGCAWQCSPFIPGVELPRPEYLGHAWRGTHIADCIAGIGQAWKRMADGGARCPENAEVPPLPAYIDHMQDTLRLREPGVHARTEPVVRSLAPLFEAWSTLPRTLAHGDCHPLNIIWGADSILGLIDWEFCGMQPVLYDAANCIGCVGFEHPDGLVNGMVPAMIAGLRGADMLTAETLPWLPPFVLALRFAWLSEWLRKRDHEMVEMELDYMEILLRHQKDILTRWRQC